Proteins co-encoded in one Acidobacteriota bacterium genomic window:
- a CDS encoding methyltransferase domain-containing protein has protein sequence MKNKRLTDSRYWQSMQSATDGKRPDQPPSGKRRIRDRLFPGIERGYAAHLAFDVACAKYLPKGDLKLVEIGSAPGDKLLRLHRNFGHVPYGVEYTQIGADQNRALFEGNGISADNVIQSDFFDDAFQAAYREHFDIVMSNGFIEHFDDTADVIAKHLDLLKPGGTLSIAVPNFRWFNYALIRFFAPHTLKAHNLAIMRKKKLLSYFRDGSVDVVVCKYIGTLNLGLIYGPNKTPVKLLLMKLLLKFQRLVDIMLYLVVPRGGFESFLFSPYLLFVGRKQPGRNS, from the coding sequence ATGAAAAACAAGCGGCTGACAGACAGTCGGTACTGGCAAAGCATGCAGAGCGCGACCGACGGCAAACGCCCGGACCAGCCGCCGTCCGGGAAACGGCGGATCAGGGACAGGCTCTTTCCGGGTATTGAGCGGGGCTACGCCGCTCACCTGGCGTTCGACGTAGCGTGCGCGAAGTACTTGCCGAAAGGCGACCTGAAGCTGGTCGAGATCGGCAGCGCCCCCGGCGACAAGCTGCTCAGGCTTCACCGGAATTTCGGCCACGTCCCGTACGGCGTGGAGTACACGCAAATCGGAGCCGACCAGAATCGCGCCCTCTTCGAGGGGAACGGGATCAGCGCCGACAACGTGATTCAGTCCGACTTTTTCGACGACGCTTTCCAGGCCGCTTACCGTGAGCATTTCGACATCGTGATGTCGAACGGATTCATCGAGCACTTCGACGACACGGCTGACGTTATCGCCAAACACCTCGACCTGCTCAAACCGGGCGGTACGCTGTCGATTGCCGTGCCCAACTTCAGGTGGTTCAACTACGCGCTTATCAGGTTCTTCGCCCCGCATACGCTGAAAGCCCACAACCTGGCTATCATGCGCAAGAAGAAACTGCTGTCATACTTTCGGGACGGGTCGGTCGACGTCGTTGTGTGCAAGTACATCGGCACGCTCAATCTCGGGTTGATTTACGGCCCCAACAAGACGCCGGTCAAGCTCCTGCTCATGAAGCTCCTGTTGAAATTTCAGCGGCTGGTCGATATCATGCTGTACCTGGTCGTGCCCAGGGGCGGTTTCGAGAGCTTTCTCTTCAGTCCGTACCTGCTGTTTGTCGGTCGCAAGCAACCGGGGCGGAACTCGTGA
- a CDS encoding O-antigen ligase family protein produces the protein MERISRQAVTYRHIGWGLLLLFAVAAGLASVFVDPLFIMVAVAGLVNLALILKYPMWGLLIYLALFLLRPGEVYPSIAPLRLELLVGVFAVISVVVRQKLREGKVTFPSDKITLSMVAILAVMALSLFTSYEMTQTKDHCVRFLKLLVFAYLIISIVDSRKRFMTFVSAFVILITYIALDAFRLYLSGEFIHTMNVDRLSGRTSISEDPNAFGATLVSSIPICVAAALYYRHALAKVGMAVLSLFMTYLMMITASRSGLLAFFGVLFGGLAFSRQKLLNYSAAVLLLVAAWFALPEQYQARYARFTELGEDINDVSSGRWEIWQAGLRMVPEHPILGVGAGAFAWANASGRFGRAQWMQSHNLYIEVLATTGILGFAAWFYFVFAVVKRLRRLTREELPESMQWIPLFSKAFLIVIFALLISGMFGHNLYRYTWYMVAALTVALAALASGATARQVEA, from the coding sequence ATGGAGCGGATTAGCAGACAGGCGGTCACCTATCGGCATATTGGCTGGGGCCTCCTCCTGCTGTTCGCCGTCGCCGCCGGGCTCGCCTCGGTGTTCGTCGACCCCCTCTTCATCATGGTGGCCGTCGCCGGCCTCGTCAATCTTGCCCTGATCCTCAAGTACCCCATGTGGGGGCTTCTGATCTACCTGGCTCTCTTCCTGCTTCGCCCCGGCGAAGTGTACCCGTCAATCGCCCCCCTGCGCCTGGAACTGCTCGTGGGCGTCTTCGCAGTTATCAGCGTTGTTGTCCGCCAGAAGCTGCGAGAAGGAAAGGTTACGTTCCCGAGCGACAAGATAACTCTTTCGATGGTAGCCATTCTGGCCGTCATGGCCCTGTCGCTGTTCACCTCGTACGAGATGACGCAGACCAAGGACCACTGCGTCCGCTTCCTGAAGCTTCTCGTCTTCGCCTACCTGATAATCTCGATCGTCGATTCTCGAAAGCGGTTCATGACGTTCGTATCGGCGTTCGTCATCCTCATCACCTACATTGCGCTGGACGCCTTCAGGCTGTACCTTTCCGGGGAATTCATCCACACGATGAACGTCGATCGCCTGTCCGGTAGGACGTCTATTTCCGAGGACCCCAACGCGTTCGGGGCAACGCTTGTGTCTTCGATACCGATCTGCGTCGCGGCGGCGCTCTACTATCGTCACGCCCTGGCCAAGGTCGGCATGGCCGTGTTGTCGCTGTTCATGACCTACCTGATGATGATCACGGCCTCGCGCAGCGGCCTGCTGGCCTTTTTCGGCGTCCTGTTCGGCGGCCTGGCCTTCTCCAGGCAAAAGCTGCTGAACTACTCAGCGGCTGTGCTGCTTCTGGTGGCCGCCTGGTTCGCGCTGCCCGAGCAATACCAGGCCCGCTACGCCCGGTTTACCGAGTTGGGCGAAGATATCAACGACGTCTCTTCCGGCCGCTGGGAGATCTGGCAGGCCGGGCTGCGCATGGTTCCCGAGCACCCCATCCTCGGGGTGGGCGCAGGCGCGTTCGCCTGGGCCAACGCCTCGGGCAGGTTCGGGCGCGCCCAGTGGATGCAGTCCCATAACCTGTACATCGAAGTGCTGGCGACCACCGGCATTCTCGGATTCGCCGCCTGGTTCTACTTTGTCTTTGCCGTTGTGAAGCGTTTGCGCCGGCTGACACGAGAGGAGTTGCCCGAGTCGATGCAATGGATTCCGCTTTTCAGCAAGGCCTTCCTCATTGTCATCTTTGCCCTTCTTATCTCCGGCATGTTCGGCCACAACCTCTACCGGTACACCTGGTACATGGTGGCGGCTCTCACGGTGGCGCTCGCAGCATTGGCGTCCGGCGCGACGGCGCGCCAGGTGGAGGCGTGA
- a CDS encoding phenylacetate--CoA ligase family protein: protein MDLPGTLARHVFIPAYNRRWGIRNGPIIRNLMRSQYFTPEQIRADQWQAVKRLLDFVYAHNTFYRRRFDAAGMTPDDVTSREEFARLPALTKDDIRQNSELLISRGYSREQMTHKRTGGSTGLPVHLYVDAEAFSFKYAVTYRHDRWAGYLPGARRAALWGDTDKKYSLKERLYKALCERTLYMDTLKMDDEYLLAFVRKLRRYRPHSLIGHAHSLYFFAKFLRDNAITDVCFDSIVSTAETLSAEERQTVEAVFGRIVFDRYGCEELSLIASECEQHDGLHISAEGLYVEIIGGDDTRPGDLVITDLVNRGMPFIRYEIGDTATTLGGACACGRGLPRLGRVSGRTADILYTPEGRKISGISILDTFVIHIPGLRQVQIVQEKPDQVTFKIVKDADFGQHTLEKLARTVSGVFGPAMKYDIEYVTQIPMTPRGKYQFSVSRLKEEDLP, encoded by the coding sequence ATGGATCTGCCAGGTACCCTCGCCCGACACGTTTTCATTCCGGCCTATAACCGCCGCTGGGGAATCCGCAACGGGCCGATTATACGAAACCTGATGCGTTCGCAGTATTTTACGCCGGAGCAAATCCGGGCCGACCAGTGGCAGGCAGTCAAACGGCTGCTCGACTTCGTATATGCCCACAACACGTTCTACCGCCGACGGTTCGATGCCGCCGGCATGACGCCTGACGACGTCACGTCCCGGGAGGAGTTCGCCCGGCTCCCCGCCCTTACGAAGGACGACATAAGACAGAACAGCGAACTCCTCATCAGCCGCGGCTACTCACGGGAGCAGATGACCCACAAGCGGACCGGCGGATCGACCGGCCTGCCGGTTCACCTTTACGTGGACGCCGAGGCCTTCAGTTTCAAGTATGCCGTTACGTATCGCCATGACAGATGGGCCGGCTACCTCCCGGGCGCCAGGCGGGCCGCGCTGTGGGGAGACACGGACAAGAAGTACAGTCTCAAGGAGCGCCTGTACAAGGCCCTGTGCGAGCGGACGCTGTACATGGATACGCTGAAGATGGATGACGAGTACCTCCTTGCCTTCGTCCGGAAGCTGCGCCGCTACCGACCGCACTCGCTCATCGGGCACGCACATTCACTGTACTTTTTCGCGAAATTCCTCAGGGACAATGCCATTACCGACGTCTGTTTCGACAGCATCGTCTCCACTGCGGAGACGCTGTCGGCCGAGGAACGACAAACGGTCGAGGCCGTGTTCGGCAGGATCGTGTTTGATCGCTACGGGTGCGAAGAATTGTCACTTATCGCCTCCGAATGCGAGCAGCACGACGGCCTGCACATCAGCGCCGAAGGCCTGTACGTCGAGATCATCGGGGGCGACGATACACGTCCCGGAGACCTCGTTATAACCGACCTGGTCAACCGGGGCATGCCGTTCATACGCTACGAAATCGGTGACACGGCCACCACCCTGGGCGGCGCGTGCGCGTGTGGCCGGGGACTGCCCCGCCTGGGCAGAGTCTCCGGCAGAACCGCCGATATCCTGTACACACCTGAAGGCAGGAAGATATCAGGCATAAGCATCCTGGATACGTTCGTCATCCACATCCCGGGCCTCAGGCAGGTGCAGATCGTACAGGAAAAACCGGACCAGGTCACATTCAAGATCGTCAAGGACGCCGACTTCGGTCAACACACCCTTGAAAAACTGGCCCGGACGGTCTCGGGTGTTTTCGGTCCCGCCATGAAGTACGATATCGAGTATGTCACGCAGATTCCCATGACGCCCCGGGGAAAGTACCAGTTCTCGGTTTCCAGGCTCAAAGAAGAGGACCTGCCGTAG